The following proteins come from a genomic window of Anguilla rostrata isolate EN2019 chromosome 17, ASM1855537v3, whole genome shotgun sequence:
- the LOC135243887 gene encoding GTPase IMAP family member 8-like, translated as MTTLSIDPRDINKEKDSCVKHSPEFVRPTMSRMRQVRIMLMGQTAEGQRSAGNIILGTEAFPVSETLNSERHDGFVAGRNLAVTTTADLFNSNLTEEEHSLKVGKCLSLSDPGPHVFLWVQQERNITQEDHNALRRFKKSFGEGASRFSMVLFMHEDHREYVSVGDSAKLGYDALLAFIQDCGGRYHFHSKRNHTQVTELLEKIQEIVDENGGSYFTREIFKPSEAVLKGSESTKKEMTSGEDLEGPLRREVPTILGHSRSMNFKQDSRERVRIVLVGNTGVGKSATGNTILGREAFSSKTQMSSVTKKCQKETGTVAGRGVAIIDTPGLFDSTLSTEDAQQEIMKCIGLASPGPHVFLLVISVGRFTQEEKETLRLIKMTFGDKAEKYTMVLFTRADDLGDQSIEEYIANGDPEVKKLTEDCGGRYHVFSNREKRDSCQVIDLFKKIEMMNWDNGGSCYTHEMFLEAEIVMIRMQMWKAKEEEVRDLEMLQAKYKSEIEDLEREKQERERNLEKLQREKDKFIQLEEQERTERGEQHRKSNNQDEEQGELLGHLALLEKKAGNEEGREGASGTWRPEQHVIESQEDGEEEEKCKQEKKEEQDEEGNEKLIGGEGKERRGSKFKISLKMPEKMRKAKQKKKRKANDEEEKKTSETNNADKEAEKPINDVEVSLTEAEYTKLINKITQKYQELAKQQADEIESFMLKYSDHFEAVQKKKERGCVIQ; from the exons ATGACTACACTTTCTATTGATCCCC GGGATATTAACAAAGAGAAGGATTCATGTGTAAAGCACAGCCCTGAATTTGTTCGTCCAACCA TGTCTAGAATGAGGCAGGTGAGGATTATGCTGATGGGTCAGACTGCAGAAGGACAGAGGTCTGCTGGAAACATAATTTTGGGGACAGAGGCCTTCCCAGTTTCAGAAACACTGAACAGTGAGAGGCATGATGGGTTTGTGGCTGGGAGGAACCTGGCAGTGACCACCACAGCAGATCTGTTTAACTCAAATCTCACTGAAGAGGAACACTCACTGAAGGTTGGGAAGTGTTTAAGCCTGTCTGACCCAGGACCCCATGTGTTCTTGTGGGTGCAGCAGGAGAGGAACATCACACAGGAGGACCACAACGCTTTGAGGAGGTTCAAGAAGTCTTTCGGTGAAGGAGCTTCAAGGTTCTCAATGGTGCTGTTCATGCATGAAGACCACAGGGAATATGTCAGTGTTGGTGATTCAGCTAAACTCGGTTATGATGCTCTGCTGGCCTTTATTCAAGACTGTGGGGGCAGGTATCACTTCCACAGCAAGAGAAACCATACACAAGTAACTGAGCTTCTGGAGAAGATCCAAGAGATTGTGGATGAAAATGGAGGCAGTTACTTCACCAGGGAGATCTTTAAACCATCGGAAGCTGTTCTGAAAGGCTCGGAGagcacaaagaaagaaatgactTCTGGAGAGGACCTGGAAG GTCCCTTGAGGAGAGAAGTTCCTACCATACTTGGCCATTCAAGAA GTATGAATTTCAAACAGGACAGCAGAGAGCGTGTGAGGATAGTGCTGGTGGGGAATACTGGTGTAGGGAAGAGTGCCACAGGAAACACCATACTGGGGAGAGAGGCGTTTTCTTCCAAGACCCAAATGAGCTCTGTGACAAAGAAATGCCAGAAAGAGACAGGAACAGTAGCGGGAAGAGGGGTAGCTATAATTGACACTCCAGGCCTGTTTGATAGCACCCTGTCAACTGAGGACGCCCAGCAGGAAATCATGAAATGCATTGGGTTGGCATCTCCTGGACCTCATGTGTTCCTCTTGGTGATATCAGTGGGACGCTTCACGCAAGAGGAGAAAGAAACACTCAGGCTGATCAAAATGACCTTTGGTGACAAAGCTGAGAAGTACACAATGGTCCTCTTCACCAGAGCTGATGACCTTGGTGATCAGTCCATTGAAGAATACATAGCAAATGGTGATCCTGAGGTCAAGAAGCTGACTGAGGACTGTGGAGGCAGGTACCATGTCTTCAGTAACCGAGAAAAGAGGGACAGTTGCCAGGTCATTGACCTGTTTAAAAAGATAGAAATGATGAACTGGGATAATGGAGGAAGCTGCTATACTCATGAGATGTTCCTGGAGGCAGAAATTGTAATGATACGAATGCAGATGTGGAAAGcgaaagaggaggaggtgagagacCTGGAGATGTTACAGGCTAAGTACAAGTCAGAAATTGAAGATCTAGAAAGggaaaaacaggagagagagagaaatctggAAAAATTACAGAGGGAGAAGGACAAATTCATACAACtggaagagcaggagaggacAGAACGAGGGGAGCAACACAGAAAAAGTAATAACCAAGATGAAGAGCAGGGGGAATTACTGGGACACCTGGCACTTCTGGAGAAGAAAGCAGGAAatgaggaagggagagaaggggcCAGTGGAACATGGAGGCCAGAGCAACATGTTATAGAGAGCCAggaggatggagaggaggaagaaaaatgcaaacaagagaaaaaagaggaacAAGATGAAGAAGGGAATGAGAaactgattggaggagaggggaaagagagaagggggagcaaatttaaaatatcaCTTAAAATGCCTGAGAAAATGaggaaagcaaaacaaaagaaaaaaagaaaagctaatgatgaagaggaaaagaaaacaagcgaGACCAATAATGCAGATAAAGAGGCCGAAAAACCAAtcaatgatgtagaagtgagtTTGACAGAAGCAGAGTACACAAAactcataaataaaattactcaGAAATATCAGGAACTTGCAAAGCAGCAAGCAGACGAGATTGAATCCTTCATGTTGAAATACTCAGATCATTTTGaagctgtgcaaaaaaaaaaggaaagaggatGTGTGATACAGTGA